Proteins encoded in a region of the Corynebacterium breve genome:
- the rsfS gene encoding ribosome silencing factor encodes MTASTESRDLASIAAKAADEKLGKDIAVIDVSDVMAISDIFVVVTGGNERQVHAIVEEVEDELSKAGAEPKRREGNRENRWVLLDYGHFVVHVQREQEREFYGLDRLYADCPRIEVEGVETATSPGEWADDVDFRTIDNIDDLPLAGEGPADGEDDY; translated from the coding sequence TTGACTGCTTCGACAGAATCCCGTGACCTAGCCTCAATTGCGGCCAAAGCCGCGGACGAAAAACTAGGAAAAGATATCGCTGTCATCGACGTGTCCGACGTGATGGCTATCAGCGATATCTTCGTTGTTGTCACCGGTGGCAACGAGCGCCAAGTCCACGCCATCGTAGAAGAAGTTGAAGACGAACTTTCCAAGGCGGGCGCGGAGCCGAAGCGACGAGAGGGCAATCGCGAAAACCGTTGGGTGCTGCTCGACTATGGCCACTTTGTTGTCCACGTCCAGCGTGAACAGGAACGAGAGTTCTACGGCCTCGATCGCTTGTACGCGGATTGCCCTCGCATCGAGGTCGAGGGAGTAGAAACCGCAACCAGCCCAGGAGAGTGGGCGGACGATGTGGACTTCCGCACGATCGATAATATCGACGATCTCCCGCTTGCTGGCGAAGGCCCAGCAGACGGCGAAGACGATTACTAA
- a CDS encoding D-isomer specific 2-hydroxyacid dehydrogenase family protein has product MKFTFLGSPWPEVVAEVEAAGHTYVSELDHAECLIYRGEPLPQLPPSIQWIQFVYSGIDRILPLIRSTDVRWANASGVYATPVAEAALALTLSVMHQHKPATLYGTFRARGILDQHTQLLADDQRTVAILGAGGIGKRLIGMLEGFDVSTVAVNRSGRPVEGATEVVTFDQIEAVWPRADVLVNLLPLTAETEGLVDKQVFEALPDHAVVVNVGRGPVVVTDDLVYALESGQIAGAGLDVTDPEPLPEDHKLWQLPNCTITPHTATTGSTGRKFIAPCIIENARAFEAGETMPTEIDKRKGY; this is encoded by the coding sequence ATGAAGTTTACGTTCCTCGGTTCCCCCTGGCCTGAAGTCGTTGCTGAAGTAGAAGCAGCGGGTCACACCTACGTTTCTGAACTCGACCATGCGGAATGCTTGATCTACCGTGGTGAGCCTTTGCCACAGTTGCCGCCGAGTATCCAGTGGATTCAGTTTGTCTACTCGGGAATCGATCGCATCTTGCCACTCATCCGCAGCACCGACGTGCGCTGGGCCAACGCATCCGGCGTCTACGCCACACCAGTAGCAGAGGCAGCGTTGGCATTGACCTTGTCGGTCATGCATCAGCACAAGCCGGCAACGTTATACGGCACTTTTCGTGCGCGGGGAATCCTGGATCAGCACACGCAGTTGCTTGCTGACGACCAGCGCACCGTAGCAATTCTCGGCGCCGGCGGCATCGGGAAACGCCTAATCGGCATGCTAGAGGGGTTCGATGTGTCCACGGTCGCTGTGAATCGCTCCGGTCGCCCGGTCGAAGGGGCAACGGAGGTCGTGACCTTCGATCAGATCGAGGCCGTGTGGCCACGCGCAGACGTCTTGGTGAATCTTCTGCCGCTGACCGCTGAGACCGAAGGGCTCGTCGATAAGCAGGTTTTTGAAGCGTTGCCGGATCACGCGGTGGTGGTCAACGTTGGGCGTGGGCCTGTTGTTGTCACCGACGATCTTGTGTACGCGCTGGAGAGCGGGCAGATCGCGGGAGCTGGGCTTGATGTGACTGACCCAGAGCCTTTGCCGGAGGACCATAAGCTGTGGCAACTGCCGAATTGTACGATCACTCCGCATACTGCGACTACGGGTTCAACCGGTAGGAAGTTCATTGCGCCGTGCATCATTGAAAACGCGAGGGCGTTTGAGGCAGGGGAGACGATGCCGACTGAAATTGACAAAAGAAAGGGCTACTAA
- a CDS encoding D-isomer specific 2-hydroxyacid dehydrogenase family protein: MKFTMLPTVWDDTVADIESAGHTHVALDESPDLIVFNGGADDFPDALPDSVKVVQCAFAGIDALDQAGILRKNKVRWVNAAGVYDDTVAESTIALLLAVLHQHKYAKDWSARPSIAENQQFLFENKTVAVIGAGGIGERLIKLLNVFGCTTIAVTRSGREVSGATVSMSTSRIDEAWETADYFVLLTPLTDDTRGMVNRDVLQKMKPNAVVINVGRGPLIVTDDLVEALHKGTIFGAGLDVTDPEPLPNDHPLWSLDNCVITPHTANTEKYIRDRVGALTRYNWEAFSVSQLMPTEVNVEHGY, translated from the coding sequence ATGAAGTTTACGATGCTGCCCACCGTTTGGGACGACACCGTCGCGGACATTGAATCGGCCGGCCACACGCACGTTGCTCTTGACGAGTCTCCTGATCTCATCGTGTTCAACGGCGGCGCCGACGATTTTCCCGACGCTCTGCCCGACAGCGTCAAGGTGGTGCAGTGCGCGTTCGCAGGCATCGACGCATTGGATCAAGCGGGGATCCTGCGGAAAAACAAAGTCCGCTGGGTCAACGCGGCAGGGGTGTACGACGACACAGTAGCGGAATCGACGATCGCTTTACTCCTCGCGGTGCTGCACCAGCACAAGTACGCCAAGGATTGGTCCGCACGCCCTAGCATCGCTGAGAACCAGCAGTTCCTCTTTGAAAACAAGACCGTTGCGGTGATTGGCGCGGGTGGAATCGGCGAGCGCTTGATCAAACTGCTCAATGTGTTCGGCTGCACCACGATTGCAGTGACACGCTCCGGCAGGGAAGTATCGGGCGCAACGGTGTCCATGAGCACCTCGCGCATCGACGAAGCCTGGGAAACTGCGGACTACTTCGTCCTGCTCACCCCGCTTACCGACGACACCCGCGGCATGGTTAACCGTGACGTCTTGCAGAAGATGAAACCAAACGCCGTGGTGATCAATGTCGGGCGCGGGCCGTTGATCGTGACCGATGACTTGGTTGAGGCCCTGCACAAGGGCACGATTTTCGGAGCTGGTCTTGACGTCACCGACCCGGAGCCGCTGCCCAACGATCACCCATTGTGGTCGTTGGATAACTGCGTGATCACCCCGCACACTGCGAATACGGAAAAATACATTCGGGACCGCGTCGGTGCGCTCACACGGTACAACTGGGAGGCTTTCAGCGTAAGCCAGCTCATGCCTACCGAGGTCAACGTAGAGCATGGGTATTAA
- the proB gene encoding glutamate 5-kinase: MTLPAEHKDVSSASLREHIANAKRIVVKLGTSSLVDLDFTVSSGKIDRIVDALEARMAAGSDVVVVSSGAIAAGMAPLGLRIRPQDLATKQAAAAVGQVYLFQEWAKSFARHNRTIGQVLLTAADAGRRERARNAQRTIDRLRQLGTVPIVNENDTVATSEMRFGDNDRLSAIVATLTAADALILLSDVDGLYDRNPAEPGAQFIDEIRSGHDLANVTAGDGGRLGTGGMASKVSAARLSARGGVPVLLTSTQNIDKALGDASVGTVFHTRPNRKLSAWKFWALYAADAEGVLHLDAGAVKAVTSGGTSLLAVGITRIEGDFKAGDIVEILGPEGEGVGRGEVAYDAADLAGMLGKHTNELPESQRRSVVHADYLSNYASRL; this comes from the coding sequence ATGACCCTGCCTGCAGAGCACAAAGACGTATCCTCGGCGTCCCTGCGTGAGCACATTGCAAACGCTAAGCGGATCGTCGTCAAGCTTGGTACTTCATCGTTGGTAGATCTTGACTTCACTGTGTCGTCGGGGAAAATCGACCGAATCGTTGATGCACTCGAGGCGCGGATGGCAGCAGGCTCTGATGTGGTTGTTGTCTCGTCGGGCGCGATCGCCGCAGGCATGGCTCCGCTCGGGCTGCGCATCCGCCCCCAAGACTTGGCGACGAAGCAGGCAGCTGCGGCGGTCGGTCAGGTGTACCTTTTCCAGGAGTGGGCGAAGTCCTTTGCACGGCATAATCGCACAATCGGCCAGGTGCTCCTGACTGCGGCGGACGCGGGACGGCGCGAACGCGCCCGCAATGCGCAGCGCACCATCGATCGTTTGCGGCAGCTGGGCACCGTGCCGATCGTCAACGAAAATGACACCGTGGCAACGTCAGAGATGCGGTTTGGCGATAATGATCGGCTCTCGGCGATCGTCGCCACCCTTACAGCTGCCGACGCGTTGATCCTGCTTTCTGATGTCGACGGGTTGTACGACCGCAATCCGGCCGAGCCTGGGGCCCAATTCATCGACGAAATTCGCAGCGGCCATGATTTAGCCAACGTTACCGCCGGAGACGGAGGCCGCTTGGGTACAGGCGGCATGGCCTCGAAAGTGTCCGCCGCCCGCCTGTCTGCGCGCGGTGGTGTACCAGTACTACTGACTTCTACGCAGAACATCGATAAAGCGCTGGGCGACGCTTCGGTGGGCACCGTTTTTCATACGCGACCGAATCGCAAACTCTCGGCGTGGAAGTTCTGGGCTTTGTATGCTGCCGACGCGGAGGGGGTTCTGCACCTCGATGCTGGCGCTGTCAAGGCGGTGACCAGCGGGGGGACCTCGTTGCTCGCGGTAGGTATCACGCGCATCGAGGGCGATTTCAAAGCGGGCGACATCGTCGAGATCCTTGGGCCGGAAGGCGAGGGTGTCGGCCGTGGCGAGGTGGCATATGATGCCGCAGACTTGGCAGGAATGTTGGGCAAGCACACCAACGAATTGCCGGAAAGCCAACGCCGTTCGGTGGTTCATGCGGACTACTTGTCCAATTACGCTTCCCGCCTATAG
- the nadD gene encoding nicotinate-nucleotide adenylyltransferase has translation MNSSSAEIKDSRPRRIGVMGGTFDPIHNGHLVAASEVADRFDLDEVIFVPTGEPWQKADKKVSKSEDRYLMTVIATASNPQFSVSRVDIDRPGPTYTIDTLQDLRQKLPNDELFFITGADALASILSWRDWDKMFDLAEFVGVTRPGYVLSEEMLPEEHHDRVHLIDVPAMAISSTDCRDRAKVGRPVWYLVPDGVVQFIAKHNLYAAAE, from the coding sequence ATGAACTCATCGAGCGCGGAGATTAAGGATTCAAGGCCACGACGCATCGGCGTCATGGGTGGCACATTTGATCCGATTCACAATGGTCACCTGGTTGCAGCGAGCGAGGTTGCTGACCGGTTCGACCTGGACGAGGTCATCTTCGTGCCCACCGGTGAGCCGTGGCAGAAGGCAGACAAGAAAGTCAGCAAGTCGGAAGACCGCTACTTGATGACAGTGATCGCCACTGCATCAAACCCACAATTCAGCGTCTCACGCGTTGACATCGATCGCCCAGGACCGACTTACACCATTGATACGCTGCAAGATCTACGCCAAAAGCTCCCAAACGATGAGCTCTTCTTCATCACCGGTGCAGATGCGTTGGCATCGATTTTGTCGTGGCGTGATTGGGACAAGATGTTCGACTTGGCTGAATTCGTCGGAGTAACCCGCCCCGGTTACGTGTTATCGGAAGAAATGCTTCCCGAGGAACACCACGACCGCGTCCACCTAATCGATGTTCCAGCGATGGCGATTTCATCAACCGATTGTCGCGACCGAGCCAAGGTGGGCCGACCGGTGTGGTACTTGGTCCCAGACGGGGTTGTCCAGTTCATCGCCAAGCACAACTTGTACGCGGCAGCCGAGTAG
- a CDS encoding glutamate-5-semialdehyde dehydrogenase — protein sequence MSTQTAEQRAAERNEVLRKAQAAKKVAPVLATLPTVDKDALLHAAADALIARTDEILAANQADIDSGRAEGMAESLIDRLSLNTDRVAGIAGGLRQVAGLQDPVGEVLRGGLMANGIQMKQVRVPLGVMGMVYEARPNVTVDAFGLAIKSGNVALLRGSRTAVHSNQKLVDILQEVAQEHDLPTEIVQLLPCESHDSVQDLITARGLVDVVIPRGSARLIEAVVTGATVPAIETGTGNCHFFVDKDADVDSAIEMLINGKTRRVSVCNATETALIDQALDPSDQLRIIEALQEAGVTVHGDKAALGVLGARDVVEATDQDWADEYLSMDIAVKVVDGVEEAVQHIATWSSGHTEAIASMNAYTLQKFANEVDSAAVMLNASTAFTDGEQYGMGAEIGISTQKLHARGPMALPELTSTKWILEGTGQTRP from the coding sequence ATGAGCACGCAGACAGCCGAACAGCGCGCCGCAGAGCGCAACGAAGTCCTCCGCAAGGCACAAGCCGCGAAAAAGGTCGCGCCCGTGTTGGCAACCCTGCCCACGGTGGACAAAGACGCTTTGCTGCACGCGGCCGCCGATGCCCTGATCGCGCGTACCGACGAGATCTTGGCAGCAAACCAAGCAGACATCGATTCGGGGCGCGCCGAGGGTATGGCGGAATCGCTGATCGATCGACTTTCTCTAAACACCGACCGCGTTGCAGGCATCGCCGGCGGATTACGCCAGGTAGCTGGTCTTCAGGACCCTGTCGGTGAGGTGTTACGTGGCGGCCTAATGGCAAACGGTATCCAGATGAAGCAGGTGCGGGTTCCACTCGGTGTCATGGGTATGGTCTATGAGGCTCGCCCAAACGTTACAGTTGATGCGTTCGGTCTGGCGATCAAATCGGGCAACGTTGCGCTTTTGCGTGGATCGCGCACCGCCGTGCACTCCAACCAGAAGCTCGTGGACATCCTGCAGGAGGTAGCGCAGGAGCACGACTTGCCCACAGAGATCGTGCAGCTTCTGCCGTGCGAATCTCATGATTCGGTGCAGGACCTAATTACCGCTCGCGGGCTTGTCGACGTAGTGATCCCACGTGGATCCGCGCGCTTGATTGAAGCGGTGGTGACTGGAGCTACCGTTCCCGCGATCGAAACCGGCACGGGCAACTGCCACTTCTTCGTTGACAAGGATGCCGACGTTGATTCTGCAATCGAGATGCTGATCAATGGAAAAACCCGTCGCGTGTCGGTGTGCAACGCGACGGAGACTGCGCTGATCGACCAAGCGCTGGATCCATCCGACCAGCTACGCATCATCGAAGCCTTGCAGGAAGCGGGCGTGACCGTACATGGCGACAAGGCCGCGCTGGGAGTCTTGGGCGCACGCGACGTTGTCGAAGCCACCGACCAGGACTGGGCCGACGAGTATCTTTCGATGGACATCGCCGTCAAAGTTGTCGACGGGGTGGAGGAAGCGGTTCAGCACATTGCCACCTGGTCATCTGGGCACACCGAGGCCATTGCATCGATGAACGCCTACACGTTGCAAAAGTTTGCCAACGAGGTTGATTCAGCTGCGGTAATGCTCAACGCTTCGACCGCCTTCACCGACGGCGAGCAGTACGGGATGGGTGCGGAGATCGGGATTTCTACCCAGAAGCTGCACGCGCGTGGGCCGATGGCGTTGCCAGAGTTGACCAGCACGAAGTGGATCCTGGAAGGAACGGGCCAAACCCGACCTTAG